In a single window of the Pseudomonas entomophila genome:
- a CDS encoding putative quinol monooxygenase: MSKPYAFILKAKTRPEKAEAFEQLFRAYVEPSRLEPGCIEYHMLRDKEDPSLFVFFEVWASKADLDVHSALPYMVAFGEKRMEYLERDFDIQLIDMLSASSAKR; this comes from the coding sequence ATGAGCAAGCCGTACGCTTTCATCCTCAAAGCCAAGACCCGTCCGGAAAAAGCCGAAGCCTTCGAGCAGTTGTTCCGTGCCTACGTCGAGCCCAGCCGCCTGGAGCCGGGCTGCATCGAGTACCACATGCTGCGCGACAAGGAAGACCCGAGCCTGTTCGTGTTCTTCGAGGTCTGGGCCAGCAAGGCCGACCTGGACGTGCACTCTGCGCTGCCGTACATGGTCGCGTTCGGCGAGAAACGCATGGAATACCTGGAACGCGACTTCGATATCCAGTTGATCGACATGCTCAGCGCCTCGTCGGCCAAACGCTGA